From the Micromonospora echinofusca genome, the window CTGCCCGGCGTCGGCGAGGACGGCCGCCGCCAGCGTGGCGGCGTAGACGGGGTCGGCGCAGCCGTCGTAGACCCAGCGGCGGCCGAGCACGGAGTGCTCGGTGGTGCCGACGAGCCAGTCGTCGCCGCCGTCGAGGGGCGCGCCGCGATAGGTCAGCGGCACCTGGTGGACCGGCCCGTCGCCGGCCCTGACGAGCATCGTCTCGACGCCGACGGCGCCGGCCGGATCGTCGAACCGGTAGGACGCGACACGCTCGACGTCGGCCGGCCCCTGGTACCACGGCCGGCCGGGCAGCCACGCCGCCAGCAGTGCGAACTTGGTGGGGTGCATCTCCGCCCGGTGCAGCAACGCCATACGTCGCATCGTAGGGGCACGACCGCACCCCCCGCTGACCCGCCCGCGCCCGGCGGCCCCGCCCCCGAGGTGCCGGGGTCCCGTACCCGCGCGCGGTCAGGCGGTGGCGTAGCGACGCACTCCCCCGGCGTCGGAGCGGGTCAGCCGGCCCTGGGCGACCAGGAGTTCCAGGTGCGCCGCCGTCTCGGTGACCGCGAGCATCGC encodes:
- a CDS encoding CG0192-related protein produces the protein MALLHRAEMHPTKFALLAAWLPGRPWYQGPADVERVASYRFDDPAGAVGVETMLVRAGDGPVHQVPLTYRGAPLDGGDDWLVGTTEHSVLGRRWVYDGCADPVYAATLAAAVLADAGQAEEFFEVDGRREHRAPTMDIAGSGTRGTEVPPVGTVRRVVEDDLTLIVTDSVELAVVRRLDGGTASDGAVLTGTWSDQPTPLPLAYARLR